GCGGCCCGGACGCGCCGGAAGCGGCGTCACGAACCGCGCGGGGGGCACCGGGAGACCCGACCGGAAGTGACGTGCGATGTGGCGGCCCGGGCCGGGCCGGTTCTTCCCGGCGGCGCGTGGCGGGGCGACAtgggggcggcggcggccgaacagcagcagcagctccgcAGTGTGAGATGGCGGACGGGATGGCGACGGGCGGGATGCGGGACGAGCCGTCCGGTTCCGTTCGGTTCCGATCGGTTCGGCCCGGAGGTGCGGGCGGGCCCCGTGACGGTGCGGGTCCCTGTTTTGCAGCTGCGGGACTTTCTGCTGGTGTACAACCGCATGACCGAGATCTGCTTCCGGCGGTGCGTCTCCGATCTCGGATACCGGCTGCTGTCACGGAGCGAGGTCAGCGGGAACCGGAACGGGATGGAcggggtgggatgggatgggatgaatgagatggatgggatggatgtgggatggatgggatgggatggatgagatggatgggatggatgtgggatggacGGGATGGGACAGGACGGGACAGGATGGggtggagatgggatggggatgggatggatgggatgggatggatgggatggggtgggatggatgggatggatgggatggatggggatgggatggatgagatggggatgggaaggggatgggatggatgggatagatgagatggggatgggatggaatgggatggggatggaatgggatggggataggatggatgggatgggatggggatgggaaggggatgggatgggatggatgggatgggatggatgggacgGGATGGATGGGACGGGTCAGTATGGGTCACACTGAGCCGCTGGCTGCCGCAGGAGCGGTGCCTGGACTGCTGTGCCGGGAAGCTGATCCGTTCCAACCACCGCCTGATGGGCGCCTACGTGGCGCTGATGCCCGGCATCGTGCAGCGTCGTGCTGCCAGCCTGGAGGACAGCGCGGAGCGGGCGGCACCGGACGGACCTGAAGCGCCTGTCACCCCCTCGGCTGCCGACACTTCTCCTGCGGCGCCCCCGGGCACGTAGCGGAGTCCGGGCTCGGCATTGCCCCCTGATGGCAGCTTCCATGTGGAGCTACAGAGCTGCTCGGTGTCACAGTGCACAGCCGCGATCTCCTCTGCATCCGAAGCAGCAGCCGGGTCTGTGCTCCATGCTGGACTCAGCCCGTGTCAGCCCAACGGCACCggaggcagaaggaaggaatcTGTAGCAGCCGCTGTGCTGCCCAGGAGCTCCCAGCTGAACTCGTGTTGCTCCAGCACTGCGCTCTCGCTGTCCAGCACTGAGACTGTTGTGTTTGGAGGAGTCCATTTGGTGGAGCTAATAAAGCATCTCATGAGCGTTGTGCTGTCAGCGTGTCACGGAGGTACACGGACACTGCTTCACAGGCATCCCTGTGTGCTGCATCCTGCTGGGCCAAGGGCAGCTTCCTCTGAGCTAAGGGTCACTTTGCTCCACTGCTCCTTCCAGGAGCCCTTTCTTA
The sequence above is a segment of the Excalfactoria chinensis isolate bCotChi1 chromosome 1, bCotChi1.hap2, whole genome shotgun sequence genome. Coding sequences within it:
- the TIMM10B gene encoding mitochondrial import inner membrane translocase subunit Tim10 B gives rise to the protein MLLTGPGGSAGRSAAPDGAGPDPGATSAVRGSAAAGPVRPHSEHPPVPARPPAAPTSPRPSPRRRPAPASPTCPARPRRAHTAPEAPRPRSAAARTRRKRRHEPRGGHRETRPEVTCDVAARAGPVLPGGAWRGDMGAAAAEQQQQLRSLRDFLLVYNRMTEICFRRCVSDLGYRLLSRSEERCLDCCAGKLIRSNHRLMGAYVALMPGIVQRRAASLEDSAERAAPDGPEAPVTPSAADTSPAAPPGT